The genomic interval CGGTTGCGGTTTGTTCCCTTCCATCTGACGAGCGAGAACTCATCATGCGAATGCCCTTGAGCACTTATCTCCGTTTCACACTGGGTTTGACCCTGCTGAGTTTTGCCATTACCTCCGCAGATGGGCAAGATGCTCCTGGCCCTGCGGAGAAGGAAGCGGGAACGGTGCCGGCTGATGCGTTGGACATCAAAGTCGTTGGGGCGGCGGAAGAGAAAGCCGAACCAGTCGAGCCCGAGGCCTTGACGATCGGCTCCAAAGCACCCGCTTTGAACATTGAGCATTGGGTTCAGGACGGCAATGGCAAGTATCCTTGGGTGAAAGAGTTCGAATCGGGCAAGGTCTACGTCGTGGAGTTTTGGGCGACATGGTGCCCACCATGCATTGCCGCGATGCCACACATCGCTGAGCTTCAGACCAAACACAGCGAAACGGTACAAGTGGTCAGCATCACGCGTGAAGACCTGGAAACGGTTGAGAAGTTTTTAGATCGTAAGCTGGGAAAGTCGCGAACCTCAAAAGACGCGGAAGAGGAACCGAGCGACGAGTCCGAGGACGAGCCGATGACGTATCGCGATTTGACGAGCGTCTATTGCTTGACCGCCGATCCGGATGAAAGCAGTACCAACGATTACATGTTGGCGGCCGGGCAGAATGGCATCCCCTGCGCCTTCTTGGTAGGCAAGACAGGCTTGATCGAATGGATCGGCCATCCACTGTCGATCGATGAGCCACTGGAAGCTGTGCTGGGCGACAGGTGGGATCGCGAAGCCTTCAAGTCGGTTTTTGAAGCGGAACAGAAGGCTGTCTTGCTGCAGGCAAAGATTGTTCGGCTGATGCGTTCGGGCGAAACGGATGCCGCGTTGAAAGTATTGGACGGGGCGATTGCGGACAAGAGTTTTTCTGCCGTCAACGCAGACTTGAA from Stieleria varia carries:
- a CDS encoding redoxin domain-containing protein encodes the protein MRMPLSTYLRFTLGLTLLSFAITSADGQDAPGPAEKEAGTVPADALDIKVVGAAEEKAEPVEPEALTIGSKAPALNIEHWVQDGNGKYPWVKEFESGKVYVVEFWATWCPPCIAAMPHIAELQTKHSETVQVVSITREDLETVEKFLDRKLGKSRTSKDAEEEPSDESEDEPMTYRDLTSVYCLTADPDESSTNDYMLAAGQNGIPCAFLVGKTGLIEWIGHPLSIDEPLEAVLGDRWDREAFKSVFEAEQKAVLLQAKIVRLMRSGETDAALKVLDGAIADKSFSAVNADLKQMKLQILVSSEDHEEQAVAYMLQRLDDPNHDATSANDLAWLIFRLADVGRFEDDAVTARAVELAQSKIETAGATKPYIMDTVARLLSLQGKTDEAIELQTKAVELADEKNRPDMEAFLKQLQSGKDE